A single region of the Novosphingobium sp. genome encodes:
- a CDS encoding family 43 glycosylhydrolase: MGFAQHMMRATALALATPALAHAEGTAPMPPYPPAPVAPVAIHATHNPILSDGRYYSTDPAPLVVGDTLYILTGRDEAAPGVNDFIMNEWQMLSTRDVASGDWAFYPAMLRPEKVFAWAASARAYAGQIVQGGDKRFYLYAPVMRDHCQDKDCFGIGVAVSDTPLGPWVDAHPQGPIISQAGPVRNTMQNIDPTPFVDDDGRVYIYWGTFGQLRGMELERDMVTPKGEPVAVTSLKGFFEAPWLFKRKGTYYLAYAGNDVKQGDGCTPAVYHACIAYGTASSPLGPWTYTGVVLPPVSSTTSHPGFAEFKGKWYITYHTADAKGGDHFRRSVAIDEVHWDDSVSPARMRMVQPTPRPVMDLPPQRNIAPAARASASNEPVPVQYWIRALNDGIVRDAPLPPDMWGTWTGHNPARPWVQYGWAEPVRINGARIAFFHDQPAGASVGVAPPHAWHLEYWNRGVWQSIAARYPVAEEGFSDVSFAPVSTTCLRAVFDASGRDEHAGVGVQEWEVLTPRPVPVHRAGEGAQQGCPRP; this comes from the coding sequence ATGGGTTTTGCGCAACATATGATGAGAGCTACGGCGCTGGCGCTGGCCACACCTGCTCTCGCCCATGCGGAGGGGACGGCTCCCATGCCGCCCTATCCCCCCGCACCCGTTGCCCCGGTGGCGATCCATGCCACGCATAATCCCATTCTCTCGGATGGCCGCTATTACTCCACCGACCCCGCGCCGCTGGTGGTGGGCGACACGCTCTACATCCTGACCGGGCGCGATGAGGCGGCGCCCGGCGTCAACGACTTTATCATGAACGAATGGCAGATGCTCTCCACCAGGGATGTGGCTTCGGGCGACTGGGCCTTCTATCCCGCCATGCTGCGCCCCGAAAAGGTCTTTGCCTGGGCGGCGTCGGCGCGGGCCTATGCCGGGCAGATCGTGCAGGGCGGGGACAAGCGCTTCTACCTCTATGCCCCGGTGATGCGGGATCATTGTCAGGACAAGGATTGCTTCGGCATCGGCGTGGCGGTGTCCGACACGCCGCTGGGCCCATGGGTGGATGCTCATCCGCAGGGGCCGATCATCTCGCAAGCCGGGCCTGTGCGCAACACGATGCAGAACATCGATCCCACGCCTTTCGTGGATGATGACGGGCGCGTCTACATCTATTGGGGCACCTTCGGCCAGTTGCGCGGCATGGAGCTGGAGCGCGATATGGTCACCCCCAAGGGCGAGCCGGTGGCCGTCACCTCGCTGAAAGGCTTCTTCGAGGCTCCATGGCTCTTCAAGCGCAAGGGCACCTATTATCTGGCCTATGCGGGCAATGATGTGAAGCAGGGCGATGGCTGCACGCCCGCCGTCTACCATGCCTGCATCGCCTATGGCACGGCGTCCAGTCCCTTGGGGCCATGGACCTACACAGGCGTGGTGCTGCCGCCTGTATCCTCCACCACATCGCACCCCGGTTTTGCCGAGTTCAAGGGCAAATGGTACATCACCTATCACACGGCGGATGCGAAAGGCGGCGACCATTTCCGCCGCAGCGTCGCGATTGACGAAGTGCATTGGGATGACAGCGTCAGCCCGGCGCGTATGCGCATGGTCCAGCCCACGCCCCGCCCGGTGATGGATCTGCCGCCTCAGCGCAACATTGCCCCGGCGGCGCGGGCCAGTGCCTCCAACGAGCCGGTGCCGGTGCAATATTGGATCAGGGCGCTCAATGACGGGATCGTGCGCGATGCGCCTCTGCCGCCCGACATGTGGGGCACATGGACCGGGCACAATCCCGCCCGCCCGTGGGTGCAATATGGTTGGGCCGAGCCGGTGCGGATCAATGGCGCGCGGATCGCCTTCTTTCACGACCAGCCCGCCGGGGCGAGCGTGGGGGTGGCGCCTCCGCATGCGTGGCATCTGGAGTATTGGAACAGGGGCGTGTGGCAGAGCATTGCCGCACGCTATCCGGTGGCGGAAGAGGGCTTTAGCGATGTGTCTTTCGCGCCTGTCAGCACCACCTGTCTGCGCGCGGTCTTCGATGCTTCCGGC